GCGATTACCTTTGCCACAATAAGTCCTGTTATGCCTTTTTAATCCAAACGAGGTGTCGTTCGCCCACCAGATTAGGAACAGTGAGACTCTCCGTTTTGATCACCTGATAGTGATCACTCACTTCTTTCAATTCGTCTTCTGGAAACTGCCCTTTAAGTGCAAGGAACTGCCCGTCTGAATTTACCAGATGTTGGCACCAGTGCAACATATCTTTTAACGAAGCGAACGCTCGGCTAAGTACTATATCATACGGTTGCGCTGGGGTATGTGCTTCAACACGACTTTGAACAGGCGTAACGTTAGATAATTTAAGGGTATGGACACATTGGGTCATAAAGCGAACACGCTTACCTAAACTATCTAGCAAGGTAAATGCTGTGTCAGGAAACGCTAT
The nucleotide sequence above comes from Alteromonas naphthalenivorans. Encoded proteins:
- the rsmG gene encoding 16S rRNA (guanine(527)-N(7))-methyltransferase RsmG; the protein is MSLEQELHEILASGLAAQSLQLSDDQQAKLVGFVLLIDKWNKAYNLTSVRDPKQMMVKHILDSLAIYPYLAKHEAKHIIDVGTGPGLPGMPLAIAFPDTAFTLLDSLGKRVRFMTQCVHTLKLSNVTPVQSRVEAHTPAQPYDIVLSRAFASLKDMLHWCQHLVNSDGQFLALKGQFPEDELKEVSDHYQVIKTESLTVPNLVGERHLVWIKKA